The following proteins are encoded in a genomic region of Deltaproteobacteria bacterium:
- a CDS encoding NUDIX hydrolase, whose translation MPTDPRPEAPRPVALEVVQDRTAEARCDEGFLRVKRLICRSRREDGSRSEPFPVDLVDREHLDAVGVLVWRRGAAGPELLLRDCLRPGAFFRKDREPPVPEGEAGLFVQEIVAGILEAEDRGLEGVRRRAAIEVLEEAGFRVAPEEIVHLGAPFYLVPGTLSEKVHLTAVEVTGRPRELPEGDGSPMEEGGRITWIPLAEVQARSQRGELQDAKTELGAHRLLLHLAGEDR comes from the coding sequence ATGCCCACGGATCCCCGCCCGGAAGCCCCCCGGCCCGTCGCCCTCGAGGTGGTGCAGGATCGGACCGCCGAGGCTCGATGCGACGAGGGCTTCCTGCGAGTGAAGCGGCTGATCTGCCGGAGCCGCCGCGAGGACGGCAGCCGGTCGGAGCCCTTCCCGGTGGACCTCGTCGATCGTGAGCACCTCGACGCGGTCGGCGTCCTCGTCTGGCGTCGGGGGGCGGCGGGGCCCGAGCTGCTCCTGCGCGACTGCCTCCGCCCGGGGGCCTTCTTCCGCAAGGACCGAGAGCCCCCGGTGCCCGAGGGCGAGGCGGGCCTCTTCGTGCAGGAGATCGTCGCGGGGATCCTCGAGGCCGAGGATCGGGGCCTCGAGGGAGTGCGGCGCCGGGCGGCGATCGAGGTGCTCGAGGAGGCGGGCTTCCGGGTGGCGCCGGAGGAGATCGTCCACCTGGGCGCCCCCTTCTATCTGGTCCCGGGCACCCTCTCGGAGAAGGTGCACCTCACGGCCGTCGAGGTCACCGGCCGGCCCCGGGAGCTACCCGAGGGCGACGGGTCGCCGATGGAGGAGGGCGGGAGGATCACCTGGATCCCCCTCGCCGAGGTCCAGGCCCGCAGCCAGCGCGGCGAGCTTCAGGACGCCAAGACCGAGCTGGGCGCCCACCGCCTGCTGCTCCACCTGGCCGGAGAGGACCGCTAG
- a CDS encoding bifunctional UDP-sugar hydrolase/5'-nucleotidase, which produces MNRTMLWAAVLALTGTGCLIKQEQPALEDQDVALTILHTSDIHSRLLPYDLQPLTTDRNLGLAEQAPPYGGIGRLSALLKRERAKSYRAIHLDSGDCFQGAPIFNENLGEVEIRWLSQVHADGVVIGNHEFDAGAWNLYYQAAAHATYPLLAANYDFRDPQKEGVVPLGEVSQPYTIINARGLKVAVIGMANISSLNSIVAEGNSTGAMPLEQNEALRGWVDFLLPQVDVITVTSHLGLHEDVELVTGYERTFAHEEARLFVQREDQPWHLVEDLGDGTGTYFIPGVRGLDVIMGGHLHVVLSPPQVIVDLDGREVVLAHSGAFAKYLGRLDLVLRTDPDHPERGHEVAAHTYKAFPLDGIWCLEDRPAYNPLDPGPYLEMIENFAPQCARREDAQTNRMLAPYILGLNNSLDLPAIFAYAPRVIQRRNSSSGGDAPLGNLTADAMRRRKRVDAEIAITNTLGIRDAIYAGPVNVETMFNVFPFENTITVMYLSGTEVQELLDYVGSRSAGRGCQSQAQIAGVRFVMDCGQVLANEHEYECQQPSDCPNFDPTDTDGIPWQCVDNRCWAHSAKDIMINGQPLQESYSYKMATNNYIAQGGSGFRMLKRNTTQFDTGISLRDGLVEKMRNFCTCNELLAAVAASPDGTVERCNGQVVDLVAIRTCEAIRDAPEAASAGKCSCGEVQEALNAGVRDNQNCGHITDSMKAFCEAPLSVPVLVGVEDGRIERRVIDRSLQ; this is translated from the coding sequence ATGAACCGCACCATGCTCTGGGCGGCCGTGCTGGCCCTGACCGGCACCGGCTGCCTCATCAAGCAGGAGCAGCCGGCGCTGGAGGATCAGGACGTCGCCCTGACCATCCTCCACACCTCGGACATCCACTCCCGGCTCCTCCCCTACGATCTGCAGCCCCTCACGACCGACCGTAACCTCGGCCTCGCCGAGCAGGCCCCCCCCTACGGCGGGATCGGCCGGCTCTCGGCGCTGCTGAAGCGGGAGCGAGCCAAGAGCTACCGGGCCATCCACCTGGACTCGGGTGACTGCTTCCAGGGCGCGCCGATCTTCAACGAGAACCTCGGTGAGGTGGAGATCCGCTGGCTCTCGCAGGTCCACGCCGACGGCGTGGTCATCGGGAACCACGAGTTCGACGCGGGCGCCTGGAACCTCTACTACCAGGCGGCCGCCCACGCGACCTACCCCCTGCTGGCCGCGAACTACGACTTCCGCGATCCGCAGAAGGAGGGCGTGGTGCCCCTGGGTGAGGTCTCCCAGCCCTACACCATCATCAACGCCCGGGGTCTGAAGGTGGCGGTCATCGGCATGGCCAACATCTCCTCGCTCAACTCCATCGTGGCCGAGGGGAACTCCACCGGCGCCATGCCGCTGGAGCAGAACGAGGCCCTGCGCGGCTGGGTCGACTTCCTCCTGCCCCAGGTCGACGTCATCACGGTCACCAGCCACCTCGGCCTGCACGAGGACGTCGAGCTGGTCACCGGCTACGAGCGCACCTTCGCCCACGAGGAGGCCCGCCTCTTCGTGCAGCGCGAGGATCAGCCCTGGCACCTGGTCGAGGACCTGGGCGACGGCACGGGCACCTACTTCATCCCCGGCGTGCGCGGCCTGGACGTGATCATGGGCGGTCACCTCCACGTCGTCCTCTCGCCCCCGCAGGTCATCGTCGACCTCGACGGCCGCGAGGTCGTGCTGGCGCACTCCGGCGCCTTCGCCAAGTACCTCGGGCGCCTCGACCTGGTGCTGCGCACCGATCCGGACCACCCGGAGCGGGGCCACGAGGTGGCGGCCCACACCTACAAGGCCTTCCCCCTCGACGGCATCTGGTGCCTCGAGGATCGCCCGGCCTACAACCCCCTCGATCCGGGCCCCTACCTCGAGATGATCGAGAACTTCGCGCCGCAGTGCGCGAGGCGGGAGGACGCCCAGACCAACCGGATGCTCGCCCCCTACATCCTGGGGCTGAACAACTCCCTCGACCTGCCCGCGATCTTCGCCTACGCGCCGCGGGTCATCCAGCGCCGAAACTCGTCGTCCGGCGGTGACGCCCCGCTGGGCAACCTCACCGCCGACGCCATGCGGCGGCGCAAGCGGGTCGACGCCGAGATCGCCATCACCAACACCCTCGGCATCCGCGACGCCATCTACGCCGGGCCGGTGAACGTGGAGACGATGTTCAACGTCTTCCCCTTCGAGAACACCATCACCGTCATGTACCTCTCCGGCACCGAGGTGCAGGAGCTCCTCGACTACGTCGGCTCCCGCTCCGCCGGCCGGGGCTGCCAGTCCCAGGCCCAGATCGCCGGCGTGCGCTTCGTGATGGACTGCGGGCAGGTGCTGGCCAACGAGCACGAGTACGAGTGCCAGCAGCCCTCCGACTGCCCCAACTTCGACCCCACCGACACCGACGGCATCCCCTGGCAGTGCGTGGACAACCGCTGCTGGGCCCACTCGGCCAAGGACATCATGATCAACGGGCAGCCGCTGCAGGAGAGCTACTCCTACAAGATGGCGACCAACAACTACATCGCCCAGGGCGGCTCGGGCTTCCGCATGCTGAAGCGGAACACCACCCAGTTCGACACCGGCATCTCCCTGCGCGACGGCCTCGTCGAGAAGATGCGGAACTTCTGCACCTGCAACGAGCTGCTCGCGGCCGTCGCGGCCAGCCCCGACGGGACCGTGGAGCGCTGCAACGGCCAGGTCGTGGACCTGGTGGCCATCCGGACCTGTGAGGCCATCCGGGACGCACCGGAGGCCGCCAGCGCGGGCAAGTGCAGCTGCGGGGAGGTCCAGGAGGCCCTGAACGCGGGCGTCCGCGACAACCAGAACTGCGGGCACATCACCGACTCCATGAAGGCCTTCTGCGAGGCGCCACTCTCGGTGCCCGTGCTGGTCGGAGTCGAGGACGGACGCATCGAGCGCCGGGTCATCGACCGGTCGCTCCAGTGA